Below is a genomic region from Fusobacterium nucleatum.
CTTTAAGTAAAGATTCTTCTAAAGTTCTACCTATTGCCATAACTTCCCCTGTTGCTTTCATTTGAGTACCTAGATATCTATCTCCATCTCCAAATTTATCAAATGGGAATCTTGGAATTTTTGTTACAACATAGTCTATTGCTGGTTCAAAACATGCATAAGATGACTTCGTAACAGGATTTATAATTTCATCTAATGTCATTCCAACTGCTATTTTTGCCGCTATCTTTGCTATTGGATAACCAGTTGCTTTTGAGGCAAGTGCAGATGAACGAGAAACTCTTGGATTTACTTCTATTATATAGTATTTAAAAGAGTTAGGGTCAAGTGCTATTTGCACATTACATCCACCTTCAATTTTTAATGCTCTTATAATTTTTAAAGAAACATCTCTTAACATATGATGCTCTCTATCTGTCAAAGTTTGAGAAGGTGCAACAACTATTGAATCTCCTGTATGTATTCCAACAGGGTCAATATTTTCCATATTACATACAACTATTGCAGTGTCATTGCTATCTCTCATAACTTCATATTCTATTTCTTTATATCCTGCTATTGATTTTTCAATCAAACATTGATGAACAGGCGAATAATTTAATCCATTTGGTACGATTTCTTCTAAATCTTCGTCATTGTAACAAATTCCTCCCCCTGTTCCTCCCATTGTAAATGCAGGTCTTACTATAACAGGATAACCTATTTCTTTTACAAATTTTTCTGCTTCTTCTAATGTATGAACTATTACTGAATCTGGTACAGGCTCATTTAATTCATTCATTAAATCTCTAAATAATTCTCTGTCTTCTGCTTGTTTTATTGAAGATAATTTTGTTCCTAAAATTTCAACTCCACATTCATCTAAAATTCCACTTTCATGTAAACTAACTGCTAAGTTTAATGCAACTTGCCCTCCTAAAGTTGGTAAAAGTGCATCAGGTTTTTCTTTTCTTATTATTTTTGATAAAAATTCCACAGTCAATGGTTCTATATATACTTTATCTGCAATCTCCTTATCTGTCATAATTGTTGCAGGGTTTGAGTTTACAAGTATTACTTCGTATCCTTCTTCTCTTAAAGATAAACAAGCTTGTGTTCCTGCATAGTCAAATTCAGCAGCTTGTCCTATTATTATTGGTCCTGAACCTATTACAAGAATAGTTTTTATATCTTTTCTTTTTGGCATTATTCTCACTCCTAACACTCTAATTCAATTATAATATAGTAAAAACATGAGAGTTACATTCCAAATTTTAGGATAAAAATTAAATAGAATGAGCCGAGCAAATCTCAGCATGTTTGGAGCTGACTTGTCAGCAAGTTGGCTGAATTTGCAGCGAATTCTTAATTTTTATCCGTTAAGAAATTTGGCTAGTAACGAACAGTTTTTACTTTTTATTTCATATTCTTATCAATATTTTTTATAAATTCATCAAATAAATAGCTTGTATCATGTGGTCCAGCTGCTGCTTCTGGATGAAATTGCACAGTGAACACTGGATATTTTTTATGTCTTACTCCTTCACAGCTTCTGTCATTTATTGCTATATGAGTAAGCTCTAAATCTGTATCTTTTAATGAATCTATATCAACTGCATATCCATGATTTTGAGATGTTATATCAACTCTACCAGTTAAGATATTTTTAACAGGATGATTTCCTCCTCTATGCCCAAACTTTAACTTATATGTTTTTGCTCCACAAGCAAGAGAAACTAATTGATGTCCCATACAAATTCCAAAAATAGTTACCTTATCAATAATTCCTTTTATCATTTCAATACTTTCTTTTGCATCTTCTGGGTCACCAGGTCCATTAGTAAGCATTACTCCATCTGGCTCTAATCTTAAAACCTCTTCTGCTGTTGTATTATAAGGAACTACTATTACATCACAACCTCTTGAAACTAATTCTCTTACTATCCCTATTTTCATTCCTAAGTCAACTAATACAACTCTTCTTCCTCTCCCCAAAGCAGGAGATATTGATTTTGTTGATACTTGTTCAATTTGGTTAGTAGGCAATGTAGTTTTCTTCAATTCTGCTATAACTTCATCTACATTTTTATCCATTGAAACAAGACAACCTTTTACAACTCCTTTTGAACGAAGTTTTCTTGTCAATGCTCTTGTATCTATTCCATAGATTCCTGGTATTCCAAAATCTTTTAAGGCTTCATCAAGAGTTTTTTCACTTCTAAAATTTGAAGGTGTTGTACACACTTCTTTAACTATCATTCCTTTTATACAAGGTTTCATTGATTCAAAGTCATCACGATTGATTCCATAGTTTCCAACAAGTGGATAAGTCAATGTAACTATTTGTCCATTGTATGAAGGGTCTGACAAAATTTCTTGATAACCTGTCATTGAAGTATTAAAAACTACTTCTCCTACATTTTCTACATCAGCTCCAAAAGCATAACCTTTATAGACAGTTCCATCTTCTAAAATTAGTTGTCTGTTGTACATAAGTGCATCTCCTTTTATTATAAATTAATTTCTTCTTTATCTATATAAGCAATTTTCCCATTACTTATAGTTAAAACAGGTATTCCATTTATTTTTTCATTGATATAAGGTGTATTTTTTCCTTTACTCAAAAAATTGTTTGGATTAATTGTTATTTCTTTTTCTAAATCTATTATAACTATATCTGCAAAAGAATTTTCTTCTAATTTCCCATAAGGTAAATCAAATATTTTAGCAACATTTTCTGACATTAACTTAACTAACATTTCCAAAGAGAATATATCAGTTTTAACAAACTTTGTATAAAGTTGTGCAAAAGCAATTTCTGAGCCAACTATACCAAATGAAGATTTTTCTATTCCTCTTGTTTTTTCTTCCATAGTGTGTGGAGCATGGTCAGTTGCAATAATATCTATTGTCCCATCTAAAATTCCAACTATTAAAGCATTTCTATCTTTTCTACTTCTTAAAGGAGGATTCATCTTCCACATTCCATTATCTTCTTTTATATCTTCATCACAACTCAATAAATGATGTGGTGTGACCTCACAAGTTACTTTTATACCATTCTGTTTCCCTTCTCTTACTGCTCTAACTGATTCCTTAGCTGATATATGGCATATATGATAATGGCAATTTGCTGCCTCAGCTAAAAGTATATCTCTTGCTATTTGAGTTGATTCACATATTGAAGGTATACCTTTTATACCAAGTTCTGCACTTCTTTTTCCTTCATGCATTGCACCACCTCTTATAAGAGAATTATCTTCGCAGTGTGCAACAATAGCCTTATCCAACTTTGCTCCCATTAACATTGCTTCATACATAACATTGGCACTTTGTACTCCTCTACCATCATCAGTAAAGGCAAATACATCATTGGCTATAGCTTCCATATCTGAAAGCTCTCTACCATATTCTTCTTTTGTTATTGCTCCATAAGGAATCGCTCTAATAACAGAGTCTTTTTCTATAAGTTCCAATTGTTTATTTAAAGTTTCAACACTGTCAGGAACAGGATTTAAGTTAGGCATAGTCATAACTGTTGTAAAACCTCCCCTTGCTGCTGCTCTTGAAGCTGTATAAAC
It encodes:
- the carA gene encoding glutamine-hydrolyzing carbamoyl-phosphate synthase small subunit codes for the protein MYNRQLILEDGTVYKGYAFGADVENVGEVVFNTSMTGYQEILSDPSYNGQIVTLTYPLVGNYGINRDDFESMKPCIKGMIVKEVCTTPSNFRSEKTLDEALKDFGIPGIYGIDTRALTRKLRSKGVVKGCLVSMDKNVDEVIAELKKTTLPTNQIEQVSTKSISPALGRGRRVVLVDLGMKIGIVRELVSRGCDVIVVPYNTTAEEVLRLEPDGVMLTNGPGDPEDAKESIEMIKGIIDKVTIFGICMGHQLVSLACGAKTYKLKFGHRGGNHPVKNILTGRVDITSQNHGYAVDIDSLKDTDLELTHIAINDRSCEGVRHKKYPVFTVQFHPEAAAGPHDTSYLFDEFIKNIDKNMK
- a CDS encoding dihydroorotase, with amino-acid sequence MLLKNCKILKKGKFEKVDILIKDNKIEKISENIDIADENTIDVKDRFVTAGFIDAHVHWREPGFSKKETVYTASRAAARGGFTTVMTMPNLNPVPDSVETLNKQLELIEKDSVIRAIPYGAITKEEYGRELSDMEAIANDVFAFTDDGRGVQSANVMYEAMLMGAKLDKAIVAHCEDNSLIRGGAMHEGKRSAELGIKGIPSICESTQIARDILLAEAANCHYHICHISAKESVRAVREGKQNGIKVTCEVTPHHLLSCDEDIKEDNGMWKMNPPLRSRKDRNALIVGILDGTIDIIATDHAPHTMEEKTRGIEKSSFGIVGSEIAFAQLYTKFVKTDIFSLEMLVKLMSENVAKIFDLPYGKLEENSFADIVIIDLEKEITINPNNFLSKGKNTPYINEKINGIPVLTISNGKIAYIDKEEINL